One window of the Alligator mississippiensis isolate rAllMis1 chromosome 5, rAllMis1, whole genome shotgun sequence genome contains the following:
- the LOC132250795 gene encoding olfactory receptor 13H1-like: protein MGTANETVVTEFILVGLSNHPQAQVAFFALLLVTYLLTLLGNGLIIVLIWTDSQLHTPMYFFLSNLSFLDLCYTATSVPQALANCFKKRPTITFANCYTQMTVSLYLGVTECLLLAVMAYDRFVAICNPLRYPLIISGKVCMQMAVGVWASAFFLTAIVTFAFPLQFCGPNIINHFTCEALAILKLACSDTHITRIVMFVSSVLTLLVPFIFILVTYVRIGMAVLRIRSAQGRSKAVFTCGSHLVVVSIFYGTAMSMYIRPQTKSASDQDKLVSVFYRAVTPMLNPLIYSLRNKDVHGALRRVSGRKMLISSP, encoded by the coding sequence ATGGGGACAGCCAACGAGACAGTAGTGACGGAGTTCATCCTGGTGGGACTCTCCAATCATCCCCAGGCACAGGTGGCCTTCTTTGCACTTCTCTTGGTGACCTACCTGCTCACTCTGCTGGGGAATGGCTTAATCATAGTGCTCATCTGGACTGACTCACAgctccacacccccatgtacttcttcctcagcaatCTCTCCTTCCTTGACCTCTGCTACACAGCTACCTCTGTGCCCCAGGCATTGGCCAACTGCTTCAAAAAGAGACCCACAATCACCTTTGCTAACTGCTACACCCAAATGACAGTCTCGCTCTACCTGGGAGTGACAGAGTGTCTCCTGCTGGCTGTCATGGCCTATGACCGCTTTGTGGCCATCTGCAACCCCCTGCGCTACCCCCTCATAATAAGCGGGAAGGTCTGTATGCAGATGGCAGTTGGTGTGTGGGCCAGTGCTTTCTTCCTGACAGCGATCGTCACCTTTGCTTTCCCACTTCAGTTTTGTGGCCCCAACATCATCAACCACTTCACCTGTGAAGCTCTGGCCATATTGAAGCTGGCCTGCTCTGACACCCACATCACCCGCATCGTTATGTTTGTCAGTTCGGTCTTGACGCTTCTCGTACCCTTCATCTTCATCCTGGTGACATATGTGCGCATTGGTATGGCTGTGCTGCGTATCCGCTCGGCCCAGGGCAGGAGCAAAGCTGTCTTCACCTGTGGATCCCACCTGGTTGTGGTCAGTATATTTTATGGCACGGCCATGTCCATGTACATTCGCCCACAGACCAAGTCTGCCTCTGACCAGGACAAGCTGGTTTCTGTCTTCTACAGGGCAGTGACACCCATGTTGAACCCCctgatctacagcctgaggaacaaggatgTGCATGGGGCCCTGAGGAGAGTGAGTGGTAGGAAAATGCTCATTTCAAGTCCATGA